The genomic stretch GATAATACTTTTATTAAACTTGACCAAAATGTTTATCTCATAGACAATCAGTGGAAATCCAGAATATCAAAAGTGTCGCACAAGCATAAAGATGGCATGCTCGAGGGGGGGTGTTCATGCAGGAACCAGTGGGATGCTCGAGGGGGAGGACGTTCATGCAGaaaccaatgggatgctcgagaGGGGGCATTGTAGGAAGATGTaggaatgcccacatgcaggaacggCCACATGCAATCACAAATGGATTAAAGTTGGACAATTCCATAAAATTCTTGAAAAACTAGTAGGTTGCTAGAAAGAGTAGGGTATTAAACATAGCTGCTAATTTGTCAGGAAAAATATGAAATTCTATGGGAGcttgtgtgacacacacacacacacagtggacagagGCTTAGAGCACTGAGCACTGTTCATTTGGGATATGTGAACTGGCTCATTGACACTGAAGAGAGGTAAGTATTCTGTTTTTCCTCTACAAGTTATTCCCTGATTTCTCTGGAATGTGATTTAGCATATGCAGATGATGGCTAAGAAATTGTATTATTGTGTCTGCTGTCCACAACAGAACGTCAGTGATGACTGATAACATAGTCTAATGACTTATTGACAAGAGTTATCCAGCTGTTTTGTGAGTGGTCATGATTGATGGATGCTTTTGGAAATTTTTCTGATGGTCTTGACCACAGATAGATAGCCTGCTGTAGTTGTTATGTGCTGGCATTAGGCCTGTAGGCACTAACCTGTGGGGGTTAGCCAAGACACTTTTGCAACAATAACGTTTTACAACCTGTTCTCTAAAGATGACCAGAAGAATGGTCACTGATTTGGTTGATACATGCATTATGGTCGGGATGTTAAAATTGATTGATATTAATGGAATAAGGTCTTGCAGAAAAAAGCAATTGATGACATTTCATGAATAAATTCCTTCAACATTAATTTCTTCAATCTGTGCTATTCAGAGCAACCCAGAGCTCCGAATCCCAGTGCAGCACAATGCAGCTATGTGTTAACAAGGAGAACATTGACCACACTCACATTAACAATCAGCCCTCTATTCCTCAGTGCCAGAGCATATAGCCCGTGCTTCTCCTAGCCTGGCTCTGGACAGTCCCTCCTCTCATATAGTGAAGCCTTAGCTCAGTTAAACCAGGCAACGAGTTTTGCTCGTGTTAGGGCTGAACAAGGGTGCCTAGTACTACCACACATGCTTACTAATTTCTCTCCCCCTAATTCTCAGTTGTACATTTTCAAGCCAGTCTGGTCATACATTCTCCCATAGCTGCCATTGAACATACCAACCATCACCTCTGTCCAACACACTCTATTTCTCAGGTGGAGTTgctgtgcccccccccccagcaGTGACACTCTCTCTGCCATGGCCTCCTGTATCACTGCCCACAAGGGCTGGTTTGGTGAGAGGGGGGTTCACCAGGGGGTTGGGCTGGACATCctcttcagtggcagggactttGACACACCAGATCTGTACTCCCCAAATGACACTAAACAACCTCAGGAGGCCAAGTCACACTATGCCTGTCCCAGGGCCCCCCAGAGGTCCCTGCATGGCTGGGGCACATACAGCCCCCCTCCGCAGATGTCCAGCCCCAGCactgagagaagagggggggcATCCTCTTCTGCCAGGCCTGTCTCCCTCAACCAGTGCCAGGGCTACCATGCCCACACCCTGCCCCTGCCCCACAGAGCCCTGGCTGTCTTCAGACCCAGGTGAGTAACAGACAGGGGGAGTAAGGAAGTGAGGGAGGGACACCTTGGTGGGTAAGACACCTGGCGGGagtgagagacaggaagggggGCAAAAAGGGAGGGTGGAAAGGGACACACAGGTGAGAGACAGGCATAGTGAGACAGAGACCATAGTGGGAGGGACCCTGGTATAGATTGATGTGTGTAATGATTCCGGGTCAGCTGAGAGCTGCAGAGTCCCACATGGGGGGACCACAACCTTCGTGTGACACATAACTGTAACATACAAACACACTGGGTGCGGCATCGGGTTAGCAATAAGTGATTGGATTAATGCTTGGATAAGTCTCAATAATGTCGACATTTCTCTATGTGTCCCATGTGCGAGTTTGCACATCTGCACTGTGTGTGCATTTCTttggtgtgtttgtttgtacTGCTGTGTCTGTCTATGTTTGTGCTGTACCCGTGGTTCTGAGATGTGTGTATTTGTTTTGCCTGCAGTGTCTACAGCAGCACTCAGGGATTTAAGACTACCACAGTGGACAAACCTCGCATGCTCAGAGCCACTATCAGATCTCGCCCCTCGGACCCTAACCAGTCTGGCCGACAGCAGAGCCAGCACCAGAGCCAGGACCAGCACCAGAGTCAGCCTTTCCAGCACCAGCAGCAGCCCAGACCAAACCAGCAGCAGCACCAGCGAAGCCTAAGCCCCAAGCTTCTCTACCAACCAAGCCTTCGTCCCAAGCCGGTCTACCAGCCAAGCCTCAGTCCCACTCTTCCTGTCTATAGGAGACTCACAACCTGGCAGCACAAGGACAACACCAACATAGACAGCAACACCATCAAGACCAACAACAGCTCTCACAGTAACAGCATCAAGAGGTTAGTTTgagcgtaagagagagagagtgagagaacgtTATTCTATATTATTTCAGTTATTGCAGTTCTATAGTGCATGTATCAAGTACTTACTTCATTAATGTGTAATTCATTGATTTGTAATTTGATTCTACTTCTATAATGTATAGAGAAAAGGCTATGTGATCTGAGTTGACAAAGGAAGGTTCCAAGAAAATGTCTATTGAGTTGATCCAAACAGGATTTGCAGTGTGTTGAGATGATTAATTACTGAGTAACTGTGCGGTACCACTCTGTAATCAGACAGGTGGACATGACGTCCCAGAATGTGTTTGGTCAGCCACGTGTCCTGGCCTCGCTGCGGGGACCTCCCTCTCCGCGACAGACCCGCAAGACAACAAATCTAGAGGAGGAACTGAGGAGGCTCATCATAATGGACAACACATCAGAGGAATCAGGGAGGGATGCAGTGAGTTAAGACCTCAACACACATCATAGAGGCACAAGTGTTGAATATTGTTCTAACATACTCAAATTCAATATGAGTACGAACCTTACagatgtgattttcctgtgttttatatatatttccacactatgaggttggaataatactgtgaaattgtgaaaatgatgataatgcccttttagtgtaagaactgtttgaaaagaccgcttGAAATTGAAATTTCAGTCTGTCTTGTGGGAAggcgttttggcctgcctggtgacatcataagtgaccaataagaaagagagttccaaacctctctgccaataacaggtcGTTTTCAGTTTTTCCATTaacactcagaccactcccagacagtccttgcttgcttgagaaattgctctttgctaagaagctattttcattttattttgacaattttaattgaaaacaatcccaGTAAGGtccttaattgttacccagaaattatttgatattaaGAACAGCTGCATTGAACCTTTAAAGTTCAAGATTATGTCCATGTACACATTTAACTGACCACAGCTCATTTTGCTTCTGTTCCCTAGTACTCCTGTCATAGCCTCTCTACAGAGATCAGTCTAGGCAGTGGTCCCATGGACTACAGTCTGGCCTGTTCCCCAGTGTCTGACTGCTCAGAGTTGGCAGGGCTGGAGGACCTGTCTGCCTCTGAGCTGTCCCTGACAGAGGGCTGGGACTCTGGGCACATCCCCCTACCGGACCCTGCAGGGAGCCTGAAGTGGAGCAACCTGGTCAACACTGCCAAGGCCTATGAGGGTAGGAGAGTATGTGTGCAAGAAGCATGTCCATGTGCCTGAACTTGCCTATGAATGCTTGTGAGATGCATGGCATTTAAGACTAAATGAGAATATGCAGGGATTTGTGACATCAGTGTATGGTGCATTTATGTTTCATGTTTGTAGcacagaggacagtggagcccATTCCCCCCAGTAAGTCCATGAAGCATGGATCAAAGGGTGGACCCACGGCTTGCCCACCCAATTACTACCCTCCTCAGGACTACAATTTCCAGCCTGTAATAAGAAGGTACtgtacacacattctctctccctaTGGTTCCATTCCCTTTACTTTGCGGATATACACACATAATGGCTCTACTCTGACTTAATGAAACTGTGGGTCCTGTAAGATCTGGCTATTAATTCTCAAAGGCACATGGGAATAGTATGGAGTGTGCCATTATGGAGTTGTATATTTTAATTCACCTTCAGCACATAATCTTTTCCCCCATGAAGCTTGTGTTGAAGTTATTCTGTATTAACAAGATGTTTTGCTTCTCTAAAGCGAAGTGACCAGTGATCTGTCTGATAGACTTCACGACCTGGAGGTGCTGCTGAGACACTTGGAGAGCAACCTGGAAAAGGTGAGACATTTCTATCTCAGATACACAACCCCCATCTGTCATCATTAAATCCATGTGTTGACCACCTCAGCATCTCTTTTTAAATAACCccaatgacctctctctctctttgtctctctctgtgacggTCAGGAGAAGCAGGACAGGATAGCCCTGATGGGGGAAGTGACGATTCTGAGGGAGACCAACCAGCGCCTGTGGGAGGAGTCTCTTTCATCTAATGAAAAGCTCTGTAAACTCAGCCTGTTGTTCAACGTGGCCCCAGGAAtggtgcctagagagagagaatgaccaaCAACactaagaggagagagggataacttgAACAGAGGGGTGGAGGACTGTCTGCAAAATGTGATCAGAGATTGAggatatataaactcagcaaaaaaataaacgtcctctcactgtcaactgtgtttattttcagcaaaattaacatgtgtaaatatttgtatgaacataacaagattcaacaactgagacataaactgaacaagttccacagacatgtgactaacagaaatggaataatgtgtccttgaacaaagTGGAAATCacgcattgtcatgctggagggtcttgtcaggatgagcctgcaggaagggtaccacttgagggaggaggatgtcttccctgtaatgcacaatattgagattgcctgcaatgacaaaaaTCTCTGTCCGAtgacgctgtgacacaccgccccagaccatgacggaccctccacctccaaatcgatcccactccagagtacaggcctcggtgtaacgctcattccttcgacgataaatgcgaaaccgaccatcaaccctggtgagacaaactgcgactcgtcagtgaagagcactttttgccagtcctgtctggtccagcgacggtgggtttgtgcccataggcgaagttgttgctggtgatgtctggtgaggacctgccttacaacaggcctacaagccctcagtccagcctctctcagcttattGCGAACAGTCTCAACACTGattgagggattgtgcgttcatggtgtaactcaggcagttgttgttgccatcctgtacctgtcccacaggtgtgaggttcggatataccgatcctgtgcaggtgtttttacacgtggtctgccactgcgaggatgatcagctgtccgtcctgtctccctgtagcgctgtcttaggcgtctcacagtatggacattgcaatttattgccctggccacatctgcagtcctcatgcctccttgcagcatgcctaagccacgttcacgcagatgagcagggaccctgggcatctttcttttggtgtttttcagagtcagtagaaaggcctcgttagtgtcctaagttttcataactgtgaccttaattggctaccgtctgtaatctgttagtttcttaacgaccgttccacaggtgcatgttcattaattgtttatggttcattgaacaagcttcggaaacagtgtttaaacactctacaatgaatatctgtgaagttatttggatttttattaattatctttgaaagacatggtcctgaaaaagggaggtttctttttttgctgagtttatatacaaatatatactgtatatacagtaccagtcaaaagtttggacacacctactcattccagggtttttctttatttgaactattttctacatcgtagaataatagtgaagacatcagaactataaataacacatatggaatcatgtagtaaccaaaaaagtgttaaactaatcaaaatatattttatacttgagaaTCTTCAacgttgccaccctttgccttgatgacagctttgcacactcttggcattctctcaaccagcttcacctggtgaCTACCAAATTGAATTACTAGCACTGTGAATATACTTTAACCTGAGATGCCCAAAGTCAAGTAATAATCACTTTTAAAGGACTACTAAGTATACTTAGTTTGAGGGCCAGTGGCCTTGACTTTagattatgaaaaactgagttacaTAATGTGATTTTTTCAAATAATTAattttgaataatctaaaatactATATTGTGTGgtatttaaaataaatgttaactCATCTCAAATAACTCAACAAAGTAGTAATAACAATTTAAGAACTTTTATTTAcagaacatacactacatgaccaaaggtatgtggacatctcttcaaatgagtggattcggctatttcggccacacccattgctgacaggtgtataaactcgagcacactgccatgcaatctccatagacaaacattggcagtagaatggcccctactgaagatctcagtgactttcaacgtggcaccgtcataggatgccacctttccacaAAGTCAGTTTGCGAAGTCAGCTgcgaagtagtaggccacacaaactcacagaatgggaccgctgagtgctgttgCGCGTaacaattgtctgtcctcgggtggtttgtcgagatcagtgtggaagaacttgactggcctgtgcagagccctgacctcaaccccattgaacacctttgggattaattggaacactgactgcaagccaggcctaatcgcccaacgtgcctgacctcactaatgctctagtggctgaatggaagcaagtccctgcagcaatattccaacatctagaggaatgccttcccagaagactggaggttgttatagcagcaaagggggaccaactccatattaattcccatgattttggaataagatatTTGACAAACAGGTGTCCACAGACTTTTGATCATATGGTGTATTCACATCAGCAaagaaaaacattcaaatgcTTAATGAATTGGCCATTCTCCGCTCCTAATTACTTAAACTATATTGTCGGCTGTTTGCAGGTGGGGGACTGCAAAGTGATACTAGAATAGCTAACATGTTATTTTCATTAATTCTAGTAGAAATGTATGTCTTGGTAATATTACATTTAAGGAAGAAATCCTGCATGTTGATTGTAAATTCCTATATAAAGACAAGTTCCTTTAGAGAATAAACCTATTAAGCAGGGCTTGATGGATTTAATGCAATGATCTTTAAAATAACCCCGCAGGTCCCTTTCCCTATCGCCCTAGCTTCTGAAAGAATCACTAAGAAAATGCTCTTGGCCCAAATCAAAGCCAATTACTAGAATAGCTAACATTACCACATACTTTAGGCCATGTAGAGTATAAACATATGTTGACACCATGCATAGAAACACTTCAGCAAACTTCAATTCTCAATTTGAATAACTAAATACAACATTAAGACTTCAGTTCTTACCTGCCTGGTAAAAGATTAGTGATTCTTAAAATGTGTAATATAGAAACACAGACATTACACATATATTCATAAATTCAATGTGTATAAATAGGTAATAAATACATCTGTCAGTCCATAGTGCAAGTGATTGTTTTGTGCTACATACTGTGGTAGTCTGGAATTTATTTGGTCGTTTGCATTATGATCATAAATAGTGATTAAATAAATGTCagaatgtgtcacgttctgaccttagttcttttttttatgtctttgttttagtatggtcagggcgtgagttgggtgggttgtctatgttcctttttctatgatttgggatttctgtgtttggcctggtatggttctcaatcagaggcagctgtcattcgttgtccctgattgagaaccatacttaggtagcctggtttcacttttgagttgtgggtgattattttccgtgtcagtgtttgttccacacgggactgtttcggttattcacgttgttattttgtagtttagtgttcatgtaaataaagtatcgttatggacacttaccacgctgcgcattggtcctccgatccttcctactactcctcttcGTCAGAAGAGGAGGACAATCGTTACAGAATGACATGACTAGTAAAACACTGCCTTGGCATTATAACCCAAGGGAAGACCTCACTTAATGTAAATATAAAACTCCCAAGTAAAAATGTAATCAATGATATCTTTAAAATCAAGTTTGAACATTttgtataaatacatttcaacCTGAAGTAGAAAACAATAAGTGACAGTTCAAATGTGGCGTGCAAGACAGAGATAAAGTGTCTGCGCTGGAGAATATAATTTAACCTCCAACGAACTCCATAATTAACTCATACAGTAAGACTTAAATAAACACTGTTTATTtgaatatggacacagatataaatATGGACATCCAATGCTAGATGCATATGGTCAGTGAAGGGTTAGTGTCAGGAGGTAGCTTCTCCAGGAGCCTCCTCTGGCTGCAGCACACAGGTCTCTCTGGGCCAGCAGCATGTGGAGGGGGTGGGTACACAGTCCTCTTCCTCCCGGTCTCCCTCCACCAGCTCACTCCTCACGTTACGGTTCTGCTGGCGGCTGAAGCGACGAGCCTTCAGACTGAGAGAGATAAAGCGAACACACATTCCTCTAAAGAAACTAATGAAGCACATCCTCTCATTACCAAACTACAATACCAGAGTACAGAGACCTACACAGTGAGAGGGATACTGACCAGTAGACACGCCTCTCCTGCTTGGGCATGACGTGCCACAGGCTGCCCAGCTCCTTGGTGACCACAGTAGACGGAGTGCCAGGGTGAGTGCTGTTCAGAGACATGGCAGCCATCTTTGTTATAGACACACAGAGGTAGAGAGCATCCAGCTGAAACACAGGGTTATGGGGGTTAAAGGGTTTACTCACCAGAGGTAGGTCTTCCTGTTGATGCGGCAGAACATGATAAAGCCATTGACACTCTTCTTCTTTAGGGGTGGAGGGACTTGAGGGTGAACCCTGGTGGAGGCATTGCGACTGCGCCGGTGTGCTGTGCTGCTGGTCTTCGACTTCAGAGGGACTAGTTGTTGCTTGGGGGTCCAGGTGatgtccccctcctcccccggGGAGGACTGCCACCCTCCTTCATGCCTCACCACAGCTTCACCTTCCGACAGCTAGGGGGAACAGTGGCTTTATATTTGACTTTAACATACTCATGTACctaacataatttcaaatcaaattttattcgtcacatgcgccaaatacaacaggcattacagtgaaatgcttacttacaagcccctaaccaacaatgcagttaaaaaaatacagataagaataagaaataaaagtaacaagtaattaaagagcagcagtaaaataacagtagcgagactatatacagggaggtaccggtacaaagtcaatgtgcggggtcactggttagttgaggtaatatgtacatgtaagtagttattaaagtgatgataacaacagagagtagcagcagtgtaaaggggggggaatgcaaatagtctgggtagacatttgattagatgttcagaggcttatggcttggggtagaagctgtttagaagcctcttggtcctagacttggctccggtaccgcttgctgtgcagtagcagagagaacagtctatgactagggtggctggagtctttgacaattgttagggccttcctctgacaccgcctggtatagaggtcctagatggcaggaagcttggccccagtgatgtactgaaccgttcgcactaccctctgccttgcagtcggaggccgagcagttgccatatcaggcagtgatgcaaccagtcaggatactcttgatggtgcagctgtagaacctattGAGGATATGAGGACCCATAAAAaatatgggtcctcagatcctgagggggaatgggttttgtcgtgccctcttcacgactgtcttggtgtgcttggaccatgttagtttgttggtgatgtagacaccacagaacttgaagccctcaacctgctccactgcagccccgtgagaatgggggcctgctctgtcctctttttcctgtagtccacaatcatctcctttgtcttgatcatgttgagggagaggttgttgtcctggcaccacacggccaggtctctgaccttctccttatatgctgtctcattgttgttggtgatcaggcctaccactgttgtgttatcggcaaactaagcatgcacccctgagtggcccggtgttgaggatcagcatggcggatgtgttgttacctacccttaccacctatgggtggcccgtcaagaagtccaggatccagttgcagagggaggtatttagtcccaggatccttagcttattgacgagctttgagggtactatggtattcaGAGTATtgtaaacagcttctacccccaagccataagactcctgaacatttaatcaaatggcaacccagacaatttgcattgccctcccccttttacaccgctgcaactctctgttatcatttatgcatagtcattttaataactctacccacttgtacagtttacatacacttaggctggagtctttaaaaagcgtttttcaaccactccacaaatttcttgttaacaaactatagttttggcaagtcggttaggacatctactttgtgcatgacgcaagtaatttttccaacaattgtttccagacagattatttcacttataattcactgtatcacaattacatacactaagttgactgtgcctttaaacagcttgggaaattccagaaaattatgtcatggctttagaagcttctgatagactaattgacacaatttgagtcaattggaaatgtacctgtggatgtatttcaaggcctaccttcaaactcagtgcctctttgcttgacatcatgggaaagtcaaaagaaatcagccaagacctcaggaaaaaaatggtagacctccacaagtctggttcatccttgggagcaatttccaaatgcctgaagttaccacgttaatctgtacaaacaatagtatgcaagtataaacaccatgggaccacgcagccgtcataccgctcaggaaggagaaacgttctgtctcctagagatgaacgtaccttggtgcgaaaagtgcaaatcaatcccaaaacaacagcaa from Oncorhynchus tshawytscha isolate Ot180627B linkage group LG09, Otsh_v2.0, whole genome shotgun sequence encodes the following:
- the LOC112259343 gene encoding uncharacterized protein LOC112259343, translated to MASCITAHKGWFGERGVHQGVGLDILFSGRDFDTPDLYSPNDTKQPQEAKSHYACPRAPQRSLHGWGTYSPPPQMSSPSTERRGGASSSARPVSLNQCQGYHAHTLPLPHRALAVFRPSVYSSTQGFKTTTVDKPRMLRATIRSRPSDPNQSGRQQSQHQSQDQHQSQPFQHQQQPRPNQQQHQRSLSPKLLYQPSLRPKPVYQPSLSPTLPVYRRLTTWQHKDNTNIDSNTIKTNNSSHSNSIKRQVDMTSQNVFGQPRVLASLRGPPSPRQTRKTTNLEEELRRLIIMDNTSEESGRDAYSCHSLSTEISLGSGPMDYSLACSPVSDCSELAGLEDLSASELSLTEGWDSGHIPLPDPAGSLKWSNLVNTAKAYEAQRTVEPIPPSKSMKHGSKGGPTACPPNYYPPQDYNFQPVIRSEVTSDLSDRLHDLEVLLRHLESNLEKEKQDRIALMGEVTILRETNQRLWEESLSSNEKLCKLSLLFNVAPGMVPRERE